The Microcaecilia unicolor chromosome 3, aMicUni1.1, whole genome shotgun sequence nucleotide sequence tggtttcgttgtgttgcaaggtttaggcatCTAAGTTGGGTCaacggggtatgcctttttgagcaGGCGAGCttttagtgatttctgaaagTTTAGGTGGCCGTACGTTGGTTGCATGGCTTTTGgtagtttgtttttgttacatttgtaccccgcactttcccactcatggcaggctcaatgcagcttacatgggcagggttgccagatgggcggttttcccgcccaatcgggcggttttccgcaacccgccgcgagaaacttttgcccgcggcgggttgcgtttttttgggcttgtttttttttttttcgtgtgggttttgggtggtttttcggccggcggggggtggggctaacggcgacagaggcggggggTGGGGACGTATTGGGTGGGGCGAGGTGACGTATTGGGTggggcgatgacggcgggggcgggggtgatgacagaaggggtggggctgatgacggtgggggcgggggtgatgacagaaggggcggggtgatgacgtcggggtggggtgtgtgcggtttttgggctgttttgggtgggaatttttttttatatatggcaACACtgtacatgggcaatggagggttaagtgacttgcccagaatcacaaggagctgcctgtgcctgaagtggaaatcaaactcagttcctcagttccccaggaccaaagtccaccaccctaaccactaggccactcctccactctgcgttacacagttgtgtgctgatgtaggagaagctggatgcatatgttaatttgtgcttgagtcctttgcagcttgggtagtggaggttaaggtatgttcgtgctgatctgattgtgtttcttgttggtaggtctatgaggtctgtcatgtatcccagggcttcactgtagatgattttgtggaccagggtgcagattttgaaagcaatacattttttgattggtagccagtatagtttttcttggaggggtttggcgctttcgaattgcaTTTTCCCatatattagcctggctgctgtgttttgagtggtttgaagTTCATGAAATAGGTCTAAAACCTTAATATGTTCAAGTCGtaccataaaaacaaacaaaagaagggAAGAACAGGCCTTTGCACATAAAAACAGCAAAGGTGGCACAAAAGTCCAGcaaacattggggtccttttactaagctgcttaagcgTGTACGCACgccaaaattattttctggcacatgtctCAATGAAATTAACTCAGAATTGGCtaacgcagcttattaaaagtaccccttaggccatttttactgcatggaCACAATGGCTGAATATCTGAGTTTTTCTGttaatggccatacgctaatcTCCCCCTTTGCATGTGAACTCCctacagcctagtggttaggagaagtggcctagtggttagagcactggtcttgcaatccagaggtgaccagtttaaatcccactgctgctccttgtgatcttgggcaagtcacttaaccctccattgcctcaggtacaaacttagattgtgagccctcctgggacagagaaatatccagagtacctgaatgtaactcaccttgagctaccactgaaaaaggcgtgagcaaaatctaaataaataaattatatacacagtaagggctcacatcaATGTTTCTTCTCAGGGCTGGTCCAAGGCAAGATGCTTCCTTCACTTTACCTGGCCACGGTGACTTTCCATACtcagcagcggcagcaattcccatacgctgtCCTGCCGCTgtcggcacccgcctcttccctttactgcggctgcctgagcataacaggaagttacttcagacggCCGCAATAAAGGGAAGAAGCAGGTGCTGCTGGCGGCAGGACAGCGTCAgggaatcgctgccgctaccGGGTTTGGAAAGGCACTGTGACCAGATAAAACGCCACGAAACTGCCACCCGAGATGCTGCCCCTAAAGAGTGCTGCCTCAGGCCTCcgtctcaggtggcctaatggtcgaaCCGCCCGTTACCTCTAAGGAGTGACCTGgtgtatgtacattttttttcgtGTGCgcaacaagtttttaaaaaaccAACCATTTTTGAGCGCCAGTATTAGCAACGCATTTCTGTATACAGCAAAATCTGTGAGCgacactcctaaaatgtatgagcaatcgtTCATGTGCTCTGCTTAAAGGGAACATCGGTTCATATtctaaccatgcgctaatcggttagtgtgtagtgatgtagctgcactaaggggcccttttattaagacaCGGTAGGGCTAACACGTGGATAGCACGCTTTTTCCCACagcaggtcaatgggtggcggtaaggactcaagcAGTAAATAGTCACGTGATACTTTTAATTTTAGAGCTATGTCTGCCCCCATTAAAAAATGCCCTCTTTCCCAGgcacggtaaaaaaatggcctagcACGTGCCACTACcacgggccactttttacctcagcttagtaaaagaacatcTTAGATTCTAAATTCTAAATCTGTTGTATTTGGACAGATGGATTCTCACCTGTCATTGTGTATCATTAGATgttgtgtgtttatttttctcTGCTCTGATTTTGACTCATCAGTCACTGTTTGATTTTACTGCCCTCTAGAGACCTTTCAGAGCAGTTTATAATTTCTAAAAGATTGTTAAAGGTAGAGAGGAACTGTCCCATCCAAACATGGAGCTGTTTTTccactctagctgagataatatttaaccatctctctgacttcatgtgcatctttctttaaattagtcaccttattttctgactcctcatactctcttacctatctatggggcccttttactaagccatgtgagCGTCTAATacacccaatgcacaccaaaatggagttaccgcccgcttaccacatggctcttgtggcaatttcatttttggcatgcgtccgatatgcgtggccaaaaaataatttttattttcagccgcgtgtatcggacacacgccgagtggcatttgacgcgcatgggtcattactgcctggttaccacgtgagactttaccgctagatcaatggctggcggtaaggccgCAGAGTCAAAATGGCTGTgcagaaattttgattttgccgcacgcccatttttgacaacaattttaaaaagaccttttttacaggtttgctgaaaaatggattgacatgtgcccaaaacccacgcctacaccaccgcaagccatttttcagtgcaccttagtaaaaggaccctaaatgttccatctttacttataccctacgctgtcaattaaaatgttctattacgtattgtgttgacattgtaagtagtataccatgccatattttgtattgttagttgaatatttttactgctgtagctgcctattgctcatgtttgatctattcttactgtacaccgccttgagtgaattccttcaaaaaggcagtaaataaatcctaaaaaataaataataaaataaataaatgactcaAGCTGTCATATTCCAAGAGGGAGATTTGACACAGTCCTGTGTTTTTGATAAacccatcctgatgcattatgggactgatttcaatggctagaatcagagactacaaatctcacactgctttgggatatgagTTCCAAATTAAGTCTGGttaaaatgtctccctcctggaactaggtaaccAGGCTGGggggggcaccccccccccccccgaaactctcccagagctgccaaggggaccCGATCTTTGAAAGGGAGATGTTAAGCCATGCCCCATCTACACCCTACCTTGTCCAGTCACGCTTCCAGACCCGCCCACTTTCTCTCCAGGCTCTACCCCTGACAGATCTTGGCCATAGCACCAataagccacctcctcctcaggcagcagGAGAGACATCTTAACAAAACATCATCTCCTTCTGCCACGGCCCAGCTGTGAGGTTTTGCAGCTCTAATCACAAGGCTGGTCCTACGGCAGCGGGAAAtgttgtcttattaatgcatctgCTGAAGATGGAGGGGGAAGCAGCTCAGCAGAAGATCTTCACTCCCCAGCAAGGGTGCGGGAAATGAGCCACGAAAGCGGGAGTCTCTCCCACAGATTGAGGGAGACCGTGCGGGTCTGATCTCAAGGAGCTCCCTTGCTGAAGCTCTTCCTGAGTCACAGCCAACCCTCActgtgaaagaagaaaagaaaaatgttctccccTTGCTTGAGCACAGTACCTTGAGAGGCCTTTCGTAAAGAGGAAACAATTTGAAAAGTGATCTTTATTCTGTAAATTAATATGCAATTCCAAGCCAAACAAGGTTGAGAACGTGACTCTGGAAATGTTCCCTGCATGATCACTAGAATTTAAAGCTGTGGATTAATGTTTACAAGTCTCGACCTAGTACATCAGCCAGACCTCACTTGAGTTGCTGAAGAAGGCCCAACCAGAGGGGAAACAGCTAGCAACTGCTACTACTATtaacttttcatttctatagtgctattgtATGTATGCAGCTCTGTACAAAACATGTATGATTCAAtcccttgctcgacagagcttacaatctattcaaggcagacaaacaggacaaataagggatgaggGAGTTAAATTTATTATGGGGATGATTAAATGGTACAGATAAAAATCATAGAGCTTCCTTTTAGTGAAAAGACATTGTCTCAAAACCAGCAACTTAAAAATGCTaaaattgaaataaaatgcagtgaTTCGTCCAGTCATGTGAAATGAGGAGAGTCAGACTCAGACTTCCTGATGTCGATGGAAGCCATTTTGTTTAGCGGAACAGGATGTCTACTCCCAACACCCACAGCAAGGAATGCCTTATTTTGAAGTAAATgcataggtgtgtgtgtgttgggggagggaggatgggtgagAGGACACTACAGGATCTTTGTCAGAAAGAAACACAGGAGAGCAGTAAGACCTGCAAGCAAGGAGAACCTGATGACCCCCACTCCCGAGTTGCAGAAGTCTTCCTCACAGCAGACGGTGGAGGTGGTATAGGTGACACCCACCCAGGATGTAGTGTCATTTACACCGCACCTGCTACGTTCCACACAGTTCCTTTTAGTGATGAGATGTGCCGAGCCTGGTGGAAGAAGAATTTTAAAAGAGTTAGTCTCCCCTTGGTGGTGTTGTAGACTTTTTTTGAAGTGTTACTGCAGAGTTACAGTGGCTTCAGAAGCTCGGGATgcggtgcctttttttttttttttaatatctaacTGAAGAACTATAAACTGTTCTCTTAGCTACAGGTGACCTCAGTGGTCATGGGAACAAACCAGAAACATATTAGAAGCTGTACACAGCAGTTCCCAAATAAAAGCCAAGATGGAGGAAAGCCAAGTGTGATAGCTCTTaatgagattattattattagcatttgtatagcgctaccagatgcacgcagcgctgaacacctgacacagagagacagtccctgctcaatagagcttacaatctaaaaatatctagatgggagaagggaaggccATGCAGCGAGGAAGTAGAGGTTATGCTACTCACCAGCTTTCCCTTTAATGGTTGCGCAGACCTCACCAGTGTTACATGTCACTGTGCTCTGGATACACGGGATGTCCCCCAAGGTGAAGTCGCATTTTATGCACCTTTTCACTTGTCCTTCTCCTGCAAGAGACAGAAACATGGTGGAGAATCAGATTAGGTCACTGGGAAAGcccctccccaccaaaaaaaattctAGAACATTCCTCGGTCCTGTGCTCTGTAACCGAGTCAGAATCCAAGAGTTActcaggggcccttatactaagttgCGTAGGCACGTAGGCGTGTCCTAGGTGCGTCAATTGTGAACTACCGCtcgactaccgcatggcctgcGCAGTAATTgcattttttatgcgtgtccatTAAGAGGGTGGTAATCGGCGTTGTATGCGCGtggaccattactgcccggttaacgcgtgagactttactgctaggtcaatggctggcggtaaggtctcaggcccaaagtgggcgcgtgtcaatttttattttgccgcaagtccattttcggctcccccccaaagggccttttttgtaggtgtgctgaaaaatggacctgcgtgcttccaatacacatgcctacacaagctcaggccattttttgacgcaccttagtaaaaggatcccttagtctcTTCCTGCGGTTACAGGCAGCAAGCTGACAGGGGCCACCAAGGGCACCACATACTGTTTTAAACTGGCAGTGGTCAGCTTTATGTCCAGATATTCAAGGCCAGgcaatgtccaggcactggcactggatCTCCGGGCAGATGTGACTGgataaaaccagggctttttttgagggggtacttgggggtactgagtaccggtaccttttccattgtctactaaaattgacccacggaccccaaattttaatgaaagagctcaggctctacacatcacttctggctattgtggggtgggtccttcagtgatcactccacccttgatgggtggcctagcatttgagtaccggcaccttttttgctagaaaaaatgcactggatagaACTTATgcatgcagttaagtgcaatgttCATTACTTAACTAAATTGTTTATTGTGTATTACTTTTACTATATCTCTCTTGTGAGgcaaatcagaatggtttacaatcacTAAGGgggcattttactaaggtgcgctgaaaaatggcctggagACTAGTGTggacatgtgttttggatgcacacagaatcatttttcagcgcaccaaaaatggacgtgcggcaaaatgaaaattgacacacatccattttaggtctgagacctcactgccagccactgacttagcggtaaggtctcacgcactaactgggcggtaatcgtccaCACGCATACTATGACAATTACCACCtatgcgctggaaaataaaatatattttccggtgcgtgtagtggacgcgcgtaaaaaatgaaattactgcacaggCCATGCGggagccgggcggtagttcaaaatcgaCACACGTTGGACGCACATCGGCGCTTATGCGGTGTGTGGGGCTGCCCGATTACCGGACGGTAGTTCCAATTTCACACACGTTGTATGCGCGTAGGTGCTTACGCACcttaagggcccctaaataactaAACGGGGAGGGGACACTGAATATCATCACTGGATGAGATGCAATGAGAGCAACGCAGCAAGCAAGACATAGACAAATGAAAGTAATAATCTTAAACAGATGTGGGGAAAGCAAGAGAAAAATAATATGCCATTAACTGAGTTTTGAATTTTGAAAAAGAGGTTTCCATCCTGAGGTAGAGGGAAAGATTATTCCAgagggttagcttagcagggtttaaaaaaggtttggatggtttcttaaaggaaaagtccatagaccattgttaaaatggacttggggaaaatccactgcttatttctagaataggcaacataaaatgtattgtactattttggggatcttgccaggtacttgtgacctgaattggccactgttagaaacaggatgctgagcttggtggaccttcgatctgtcccagtatggcaatatttatgtacttatgtacactgaaGCACGAAGTTCTGTTAGTCTCTAGAAACACCTGTCATAAAGAAGGGATAAATAGAAGATGTTGTGTCACCCGAAGAACCCTATTAGTTGAGTAAGGAGTAAGATAGGCAGGCCAAAAAAGAGAGACAGTGCCCCAGTGTCCCCCAGCTTGAGCAGTTAGGTTTCTATAATCCTTGACCCTCCCTGGGATACACAATGCCGTTTTCTTAACAATATTGAAATATTTTCTATCTAGCAGGCTGCCAAAAATTTGTCATTGTAGTTGCAGACAGAACATTCTGGCGCCTGCTCTAGAAAATAGAGGTGTCGGAGTGGATCAGTCCGATCCGGATCCAATAGGATTCAAATTTGAGTTTTTGTAGGGAAATGTAAAACCTAAGGATTTGGGAGGAGATATGTATGCCGTCtaattccagaggtttccttcatttgaaaaaggctcacctcctgtacattaacgccactgagggaTTTAAAcgtctcaatcatatccccttccttccttctttccttccctaGAGGGTCCAGCAAAGAAGTCTTTCCTCTCCCAGGAGACAGGGCCGTCGAGAGACTGAACATagcccagggcagggctgctgccaccAGGTTCGGAGCAGGGCCACTGCCCTCCCCCTCgatcgctgccactgccgccccctatcgctgctgcccccccccatcgctgctgctgctgctgcccccgcAACATGATTGAAATACCTTGGTtggcggggatcctgaggccccaccAGTAGAAGATGTCctcctccagcgctgactgcctgcccctgaggctgcttttcctctcaggacatgctcagtttcaaaactgagcatgcgctcctgagaggaaaagcagccgctcagcaatgggcagaaaagcagcgctggaggaagttCCAGGTCCTCCtcagcctccgggggggggggggaccggcacCGGAGTTCTCTCTCTCGGGGGGGGGACCGGCgccggagttctctctctcctgctcctgttgggacgtgaTCACTCAGGTCCCATCacaagcaggagagagagagagaccccggcgccaggccctcccccccttgcaggggcgtatctggactccggcggtagggggggccagagccagagagagggggcacattttagcgcgcccccccccgccgccgccgccgccgccgcccccaccgccaccaatgacttagtctctccacccccctcccgccgccaaccctcccccgctgccgttcttacttttgctggcgggggaccccaacccccgccagccgaggtctgcttccacctgccgctgccttcaaaacttcttcttcagccggcgggggaccccaaaccccgccagccgccccgcgctgtttaaaattcatcttcggcctccgtggccgtgctgctgggataggcggcgctgttgaaatccacttcggagtctgacgtcgttgtacgttgtacgtgctgcgacgtcagactccgaagtggatttcaacagcgccgcctatcccagcagcacggccacggaggccgaagatgaattttaaacagcgcggggcggctggcgggggtttggggtcccccgccggctgaagaagaagttttgaaggcagcggcaggtggaagcagacctcggctggcgggggttggggtcccccgccagcaaaagtaagaacggcagcgggggagggttgatggcggtaggggggtccagggcaaaatctgcgggggcccaggcccctgaggccccacgcagatacgcccctgcccccttggaggcccgggcccggggaattttgccccccccccctcctgtctcggcggccctgccaggaGATTTGCCATTTCTTCCCTAGAGGAATTCAGCAAGGAAGTCTTTCCTCTCCCAGAGGGAATTCAGAGGTGAATAACCCCACCCTGGGGCCCACCGCAGCCTTTGCTCCCTGCTCAAGGGACtaaaagagaaggagaaatggtaATATAGGGGCTGCCAGTGAAGCCTTAAGGAAGAGAATAAAGTATTCCCATTTTGCAGTTAACTTTTCAGAGGTCAGTCTGATCCACAGCTGTCCCTCTGAGGCACAGAGTGCCCTAAGGCAGAAAACATGTCCCCTGAGAGACTGGATTTAAACCTTAGTCAGAGATGAGCAGAGGTTGAAACTGCAGACAACTGAAAATCCTATTGGGGAAGGGATATAAGGCTGAAAGCAGTGGAATCGGTAAATGCCTACTTCCTAAAAACGACAACAGATATTTTACCCACTCAGCTGCTTATCCTTATTATCCTGCTCACAAGACAAGCTTAAAGCACTTTTAACACCAGCACCGGGATAAGAACACAATTAACCCTGGTACCACccaaagggggagagaaagagagagagagagaagacattgAACAGTACATCATTATAACCACCTGAAAGACACTTTGTTACATTATTTTAAGGACTAAGATTATCTTCCCATCTTTATTGTTACTAGAGAAATGAAAGACCCTGGAGCTAGAAGTGCATGAAATTCCACCAAGAACACTTCTCAGTGTTTCTTTAATGAAATGCTATGACAAACATTGCAACCAATTTACATTAATCTTATGGACAATTTGTCTTTTGGTTTTCATTATTCTTTTACTGTACATACTTATTAAATATTGGTGTGCCCGTGAAAGGGACTTTTATCTTAAAGCCCCCTTGGTCTCTGGtacttttgctgtttttcttGGGGAGCTCACCAACCGAGCGGAAACCCTTTTCTAGTCCGTATGCCTTAGGGTTAAGGAGACGGAGCATGTAACAAAGGTTGTGGCCACAGATACCATAAATATATTATGTACCTGCCTCTAGGGTGACTCACAGCCCTAATCTGTGAGGAGGCTGCaagagcagtgattcccaaacttttttctaaaatatttttcatacacTGTGAAACCCCACTTCTTCCTCCCCTGGAACTACATGTAGGACCCTCCTAACTCTGAGCCTACTGTATCGtttagcaggggtgt carries:
- the SPACA4 gene encoding sperm acrosome membrane-associated protein 4 isoform X2; translated protein: MNKLLLLILVTLLCIHFGEGQVKRCIKCDFTLGDIPCIQSTVTCNTGEVCATIKGKAGSAHLITKRNCVERSRCGVNDTTSWVGVTYTTSTVCCEEDFCNSGVGVIRFSLLAGLTALLCFFLTKIL
- the SPACA4 gene encoding sperm acrosome membrane-associated protein 4 isoform X3, whose translation is MNKLILWGLVALLCIHFGEGQVKRCIKCDFTLGDIPCIQSTVTCNTGEVCATIKGKAGSAHLITKRNCVERSRCGVNDTTSWVGVTYTTSTVCCEEDFCNSGVGVIRFSLLAGLTALLCFFLTKIL